CGGGATGCTGCCCAGCTGAAGAAGGACCCACGGGGAGGATCTGAACAGCCCCAGGTAAGATCAGGGTACGGTGAGAAGAGCATCTCCAGAGTCTGCTTTGGGATGTCTAAGAGCTGTGGGAGAGTTTAATGGAATTGCAAAGACTTTCTTCCTTTCATAGCACCAATCAATTAATGGTTGGCTtctacttaaaagcaaaatggtTTAATTTCTGCTGTCAGGCTGCagtcggtccctccctgccccagagcTCCGGTACCAGGGCTGCGGGTTGCCCTGTGTTGCGCAGTTTAAGGAGCTCctcagggagctgggagctgctctggcctctgctctcctgctgcttgaTTGTAAGGAGACAGATTTAACCCTTCTCTCTGTACGCTGCTCTGGTTCTGCTGCTAGGAAAGGTCTTTGCAGATGCTTTGATGTGCACCATTTAGGTGAGGAGGGCACTGTGAGAAGGGCTCAGACCCCGGCCATGAGGCATGGGGAGGGATGGAGATGTGCCCTTCCTGCTGGCGCTTGGCACGACAGCCTGGCTGCATTCAGTGCCACGATCGGCATCCCTTCTGCCCCGGAGACGTTCCCGATCTCCCCACCTGCCTGGTTTCAATGCCTAGACCGTGGGACATTTATCCACCTTCCAAACTCCCGAGATGTTCCCCCATTTTCCCTGCTCTGCGCTGGAGATGGTGCCGTGGGGAGCTGCTCCCCACCGGGGGTTTCGCAATATCCAAGCCCCTGGTGCAAGCGTTTGCatggggcagaggagggaaaCTGGACCCACGGGCTGTGCCAGTGGCTGGGAGCCAGCTGAGGCTTCCCGGCAGGACAAGGGATGCCGGGGCCCCCACAGTTCCCACGCCCGCTCTGTGTCTGCACAGGGGGGAGTGAACAGTCCGGAGTGCCCCCGCGTCCTCCCGGGAGAGGCTCCTGGCCCCAGGCAGGGCTTGGGGCCAAGCTGGGCTCGCTCCCCCCAGCGGGGCCGGATGACAGATGCCTGCAGTGGAGGAGAACatgctgcagcccctgcttccagctCAGATGCCTCTGACCCAGAGCTGCActacgaggaggaggagggtgagtcGGAGCCCTCGGACACCAGCAGCATCTTCTCCGATGACTCCGTCTATCCTTGCTACGAGCTCTCTCTGGGGGCTGGTGGTGCCGGGGACCTCAGCCTCTACCAGTGCTGTACCAGGAACGATGCCACGCTGGTGCAGGAGAGGCTGGAGCACGGGGTGACCCGGAGTgaggccacggagctggacatcAATGGGAGGGtgagtggctgggggggggcaccctgcagagcagaaagaGGATTTCCTGGGAATAGGCAAATCCTGAAGGATGGTGGTTGCTAAagcagatggaggaggagggagagtcCTGGGTGGGATGGCTTTGACAAAGGATGGGTCTCCTGGGATTGATCCAATCCTTGGAGCAGAACCTCGTCTGTCCTCCCATCTTGAGCCTgtctggtttggggggggggggggagaagtgggGGGGACCATGGGGAGCACCATGGTGGGGAGGATGGTGCAGTGCCAGCCCCGGCGCTGAGTGCTGCCCCCTCTCCAGAACGGGCTCATGGTCGCCTGCTACAAGGGCTTCGTGGACATCGTGCCCCTGCTGCAGAAGTGCCCCTACATAAACATCAACCAGCAGGACAAGGATGGGAACACGGCCCTCATGATGGCAGCCCAGGCGGgtaggcaccgcgctcggcctcAGCATAGGGCAGTCTCCGCGAGACCCCTCAAAGTGATGTGACCCCCTGTGCTTCCCCTCCAAAAACCCTAAAATGAGCTGTCGGGAAAGCCGAGGTCCCGAGGGCTGTGACCCTCTCCATCTAAGTTTATGGTTCATCTTAGCACCGTTTTAAAACTGGGTAGATGATGCAAAAATGGAGATTCCCACAGCAATGTTGTCTTGCAACACCTCCCGCCTGAGCAGTCGCATcgagcagcagagctgagccagaGCTGCCCCACGTGCTCCGGAAAAGCCCCGTGAGCCGCAGTGATTTACCTGCACACAAGGTCTGAGCTGGCAAATGCCACGTAGGGACCACATCTCCGGTCACGATGGTTTTCCTCGTTACGgcagaagagtctggctccctccaCCCTGATTAACCACGGGGGAAAGGAGGGTCTCAAAGTGGGGATCACCCTTTATTCCTACTTTATCCTTGCTGgaattgatgattttttttttttgcatttttggacTCTCTCCTGCATCCTCTGCTGAAGCAGCTGGCGCGCCAGCGCTGTTCCCTGCACagccaaacccaaaacaaaattaaCCCAAACCCTTTCAGTCCTGATCCCTCCAAGTTTCTGCATTTTTGTCCTCACAAGATGCAGTCGCTAAATACTTTCTCCAGCAGGCATCAGGAGTTATCACTCATTAACTGTCAAAACTCTAATGCAGCTTCTCTCTGGCTGTTAAGGACACATCACCATCGTCAACTACCTCCTCAACTACTACCCCGCGCTTGAGGTGGACAAGCGAGACCCCCGAGGCCTGACGGCGCTGATGAAGGCCGCGATGCAGGGGCAGGAGGACTGcgtggctgccctgctcctggccggTGAGCATCTCCCCAGGGACTTCCCGGGATTTTTTGGGAAGGGGTGGCACTGCTGCTCGCCCTGCGCTCTGGGGTGGGACAGGGTGGGATGCTGCAGTGACGGTCTCTGCATCCCAGTGTCTCCAGGAGCAGACCTGCAAGCGGTGGATCCCATCAAGGGGAAGACGGCCAGGGAGTGGGCAGCCTTCACCGGCCGCTTTGAGACAACCATGCGGATCCGGAGCCTCCTGCGGCGCCCGCGGGCGGAGCAGTTTGGCACCCAGTACCGGCCCGAGTGGCCAGCCCTGGCTGAGCTGGTGGCCAAAGCCCTGAGACCCAAATCCAGGGGCAAGAGGCTGTCGGAGAAGATCCGATCCATGTTCACCTTCAACTTCCCCCACGACCACAAGGAGGATGGCATGATGGACCACATGGTGAGGATGACCACCTCCCTCGCCAGCCCCTTTGTGGCCACCGCTTGCCAAACCATCTGCCCCGACAGCCCCCCAGAGGTGGGCAAGCACAGGCTGTCTGTGCCAGAGATCCTCGGGCAGCATGTGCTGGATCCGGACGCTGAGCCAGAACCCACCTTGTGCCCCAGCACCAGTGCATCCTCTTGCAACGGTCAAGCTGTGTCGGAGATCCGGCTCCTGCCACCACGCTGGCCAGCCAGTGGCCTCCTGAGCTTCCCGCCCCTGCGGCATGGGAACAGCATCTTCCCCGGAGAGCCCATCCCGAAAATCAAAGTGAGCAAAGCCTCCTGCCCGACTGCCCGCTCGAGGGAGCGGAGGCAGCACGGGAAGGACAAGAACCTGCTGCAGCCACCCAAGTGGAGGTAcaaggagctgaaggaggagacAGCGGCCAAGGAGGCGAAAAgcgaggagaaaaagaagaaaggggggaagaGATGCTAAGGAAGGAGTGTCGGGGTGGGGGCGAGGTCCCAGCTGTCCCCTtggacctgcttgcttttttgGCACGGGGTGGCTTCCTTCCCTGGCAGGATGGTGATGCCTGagggaggaggatgctgtggaTGTACGCAGCTGAGATGCCCCGGCCCCTGTGGTCCCAGGTCCCTgacccccctgcccagcccctcgtCCTCTCCTGCCTCGAGGGCGGCCACCCCAGCCCGGCTCTGGTCGTGCTGGGCTCTGACgtgctgagaccctgccctgggCCGGGCgctgggtctgcagggagcaGGTCTGTGGCAGaagctgctctttttctttttcctttttccttttttttcttttttttttttgcctctgatcTTCCTGAGATCTTGATATTGCAGTGCATGGTGGAATGTGGCcatgcaaattaaaatggaagTGGTTGCCATGTTAACAGGATTGATTTAGTGAATAAAGCTCAGGGTTGCTTGTTGGGCTGGCAGGAACCCTTCCCCCTTGCTGCCAGTGTCCCCTGTCCACCCCGTCACCCCCTCGGTGACATTAATTTCCCCAATCCTGTGTATTCCTGGGTTGCAGATGGACAAACAAAGTCTCAGCACTGGGAAGCATCTCCGTGCTGCAGGAGGGTTAACAGGACCTCTGGGTGCCAGGCACAGGCTGGAAACCGAACCTGACGTGCTCGTGGGCTCCATCCCCAGCTGCCCGACAGCCCGACCGCCCTCCAGAGAGGGGGCGGTCGGAGAGGAGGCAGCTTTTGTGCTCCAACATTACCCAGGACAGGACCTAGTGGTCCCCGTTCCCAAGCAAACCACCCTCTGGGAGCTCCAGCCTGTGTCCACACGGAGCCCCGGGACCCCTCACCTGCACCCGTGCAGCCCCCTGGGACCCCCTCCCCTagggagctctgcagctgctttttcttttttctttttttcctttttttaactggATGTGCTGCAGCGGCAGTGCGCTTGTGCTCCCCATATTTCAAGCTCCTCTTAAATCTGGCTCCGTCCCAGGGCGTAGGAAAGTGAAACCAGGGTGCTGGCTGTCCTGAGCAGCCATGCTGGCTCCTGCAGCGCCTGAGCACCCAGGGTTTGACCCCCCAGGGAGAGCGACTGGCAGCGAGAGCCTCTCGCAGCGCTGGTTATCCAGGTAGCAAATAACCCTTGGGCAggcatgcagcccaggatggagCCCCCTCCCTTTGCCGCCCCTTTCTTTAGGGGGACAAAAGCCCCTACTCCCCACTTttaggctgcagctctgcctttcaGGGGGACGGGAGGTTTGGGCTGAGTCGTGGGCAGGCGGGGAAGGATGCT
The sequence above is a segment of the Aptenodytes patagonicus chromosome 27, bAptPat1.pri.cur, whole genome shotgun sequence genome. Coding sequences within it:
- the ANKRD33 gene encoding photoreceptor ankyrin repeat protein, yielding MTDACSGGEHAAAPASSSDASDPELHYEEEEGESEPSDTSSIFSDDSVYPCYELSLGAGGAGDLSLYQCCTRNDATLVQERLEHGVTRSEATELDINGRNGLMVACYKGFVDIVPLLQKCPYININQQDKDGNTALMMAAQAGHITIVNYLLNYYPALEVDKRDPRGLTALMKAAMQGQEDCVAALLLAGADLQAVDPIKGKTAREWAAFTGRFETTMRIRSLLRRPRAEQFGTQYRPEWPALAELVAKALRPKSRGKRLSEKIRSMFTFNFPHDHKEDGMMDHMVRMTTSLASPFVATACQTICPDSPPEVGKHRLSVPEILGQHVLDPDAEPEPTLCPSTSASSCNGQAVSEIRLLPPRWPASGLLSFPPLRHGNSIFPGEPIPKIKVSKASCPTARSRERRQHGKDKNLLQPPKWRYKELKEETAAKEAKSEEKKKKGGKRC